In a single window of the Pontibacter russatus genome:
- a CDS encoding BT_3928 family protein, whose protein sequence is MKYISTFCWLFVGVLFIFSGLIKINDPVGTAIKLEEYFEVFSTDISPIFKLFEPYSLFLSIFLSAAEIVLGVALLVRWQLKVVIWALLLMIVFFTFLTFYSAYFNKVTDCGCFGDAIKLTPWESFIKDVVLLAMILVLLFTQEHLRPIMRQASGAVITIITAAISIMVGWYAYEHLPYIDFRAYKIGNNIPTLMQPSAPLRYKYIMTKGGQQEEFETYPTDPAYAFKEMVAINPEDGPKITDFNVWNDTADFTQEVLTGKKLLILVQSVDKAERANFEDINKLVKAAEQQGITPMVITSSSGADFEVFRHELNLAAPYYYGDGTVLKTIIRSNPGILLLQDGTVKGKWHHNDTPDIEEVTALL, encoded by the coding sequence ATGAAATATATAAGCACGTTCTGCTGGCTGTTTGTAGGAGTCCTGTTCATCTTTTCGGGGCTGATTAAAATAAACGACCCGGTGGGCACCGCCATCAAGCTGGAGGAGTATTTTGAGGTTTTCTCCACGGACATATCCCCGATTTTTAAATTATTCGAGCCGTACTCGCTGTTCCTGTCTATTTTTCTGAGCGCGGCGGAGATCGTGCTGGGAGTGGCGCTGCTGGTGCGCTGGCAACTGAAGGTGGTGATATGGGCGCTGCTGCTCATGATCGTGTTCTTCACTTTCCTCACCTTTTACTCGGCCTATTTCAACAAAGTGACGGACTGCGGCTGCTTCGGCGACGCCATCAAACTGACGCCCTGGGAGTCGTTTATAAAAGACGTGGTGCTGCTGGCCATGATCCTGGTGCTGCTGTTCACGCAGGAGCACCTGCGGCCCATCATGCGGCAGGCATCGGGGGCGGTGATCACCATCATCACGGCGGCTATCTCCATTATGGTGGGCTGGTACGCCTACGAGCACCTGCCCTATATCGATTTCCGGGCTTACAAGATAGGCAACAACATCCCGACGCTCATGCAGCCCTCGGCCCCGCTGCGGTACAAGTACATCATGACGAAGGGCGGGCAGCAGGAGGAGTTCGAAACATATCCCACCGACCCGGCCTATGCGTTTAAAGAGATGGTGGCCATCAACCCCGAGGATGGGCCCAAAATTACGGACTTTAACGTGTGGAACGACACCGCTGACTTTACGCAGGAGGTGCTGACGGGCAAGAAACTGCTGATACTGGTGCAGAGCGTGGACAAGGCCGAAAGGGCGAACTTCGAGGATATAAACAAACTGGTGAAGGCGGCAGAGCAGCAGGGCATTACGCCGATGGTGATAACCAGCAGCAGCGGCGCTGATTTTGAGGTGTTCCGCCACGAACTGAACCTGGCCGCCCCCTACTATTACGGCGACGGCACCGTGCTGAAGACCATCATCCGCTCCAACCCCGGTATCCTGCTGCTGCAGGACGGCACCGTAAAAGGCAAGTGGCACCACAACGACACCCCGGATATAGAAGAGGTAACGGCGCTGCTGTAG
- a CDS encoding GyrI-like domain-containing protein: protein MKKFFYVMAGLAIVLLVLYTYLGGFTEPEVAVTTSKTIYVAGIPFEGSLKDEDLQGAFRISARLMKSGELIGTLGNIYYNNPDKSADSIRAFIGVIIPDTSVTLPEGYELRVVPGGRKVVHAEANADLALLPRKLYAAVFEYADQENLKLEDFYVEWFPASDRGVVEVPVKK, encoded by the coding sequence ATGAAAAAATTCTTTTACGTAATGGCTGGCCTGGCCATTGTGCTGCTGGTGCTGTACACCTACCTCGGCGGCTTCACGGAGCCGGAGGTTGCCGTTACCACTTCCAAAACTATCTATGTGGCGGGTATCCCATTTGAAGGTTCCTTAAAAGATGAAGATTTACAGGGCGCTTTTAGAATATCCGCCAGATTAATGAAGAGCGGCGAACTGATTGGCACCTTAGGCAACATCTACTACAACAACCCTGATAAAAGCGCTGATAGTATTCGTGCTTTTATCGGCGTCATCATACCGGACACAAGCGTAACCCTTCCGGAAGGCTACGAACTGCGCGTGGTGCCGGGTGGCCGCAAAGTAGTTCATGCAGAGGCAAACGCTGATTTAGCCCTGTTGCCACGAAAACTCTACGCCGCCGTTTTCGAATATGCCGACCAAGAGAACCTGAAGCTGGAGGACTTTTACGTGGAGTGGTTCCCGGCGAGTGACCGGGGCGTGGTGGAGGTGCCCGTGAAGAAGTGA
- a CDS encoding DUF1599 domain-containing protein, whose amino-acid sequence MINQTLQEYDQVVQRCKDTFVKKTQDYGTAWRILRLPSITDQIFIKAQRIRSIQEKGKQLVEDDINGEFVGIINYCIIALMQLHLPPDADMNLSAQEVERQYMHHIEENIKLLNAKNHDYGEAWRDMRVSSITDIILMKLYRTKQIEDNAGQTLISEGVEANYRDMINYAVFALIKLGFAG is encoded by the coding sequence TTGATTAATCAAACACTTCAGGAATATGATCAGGTCGTGCAGCGTTGCAAGGACACCTTTGTGAAGAAAACGCAGGATTATGGCACTGCCTGGCGCATATTGCGGCTTCCCTCCATCACCGACCAGATCTTTATCAAGGCGCAGCGCATCCGCTCCATCCAGGAGAAAGGGAAGCAGTTGGTGGAGGACGATATAAACGGGGAGTTTGTGGGCATCATTAATTATTGCATCATTGCGCTGATGCAATTGCACCTGCCCCCCGACGCAGACATGAACCTGTCGGCCCAGGAAGTGGAGCGGCAGTACATGCACCACATCGAAGAGAACATCAAGCTGCTGAACGCCAAAAACCACGATTACGGCGAGGCGTGGCGCGACATGCGCGTGAGTTCCATCACCGACATCATCCTGATGAAGCTCTACCGCACCAAGCAGATCGAAGACAACGCGGGGCAGACGCTGATCTCGGAGGGGGTGGAGGCCAACTACCGCGACATGATCAATTACGCTGTGTTCGCTTTGATAAAGCTGGGGTTTGCGGGGTGA
- a CDS encoding malate:quinone oxidoreductase — translation MNHSNNSADPDVVLIGAGIMSATLGVLLKELQPDITIEIYERLDMAAAESSDAWNNAGTGHSAFCELNYTPVLADGSIETSKAVKIAESFEVSKQFWAYLIEGDLIKIPGNFIRSIPHMSFVWGDANVRFLDKRYRALTECHLFKGMEYSEDPKQLAEWMPLIMEGRDKSQKVAATRMEIGTDVNFGELTRRMFDYLKELDGVTLHFNHEVRKLKRQPDSRWQIKVKDRASGGKRKVKAKFIFIGAGGGSLHLLEKSDIPEGKGYGGFPVSGQWLKCTNPAVIKKHQAKVYGKAAVGSPPMSVPHLDTRMINGKRELLFGPYAGFSTKFLKSGSYFDLARSIKVNNLRPMMAAGIKNIPLTRYLIDQVRQSPEDRMAALRQYFPNARSEDWKLEMAGQRVQVIKKDPRHGGVLEFGTEVVSAADGSIAALLGASPGASTAVSIMLDLLGRCFKNKLNSAEWQAKLKQMIPSYGEPLGDDARLLEEVREHTSEVLGLKNIEQLH, via the coding sequence ATGAACCATAGCAACAATTCCGCAGATCCTGATGTAGTGCTGATCGGCGCTGGTATCATGAGCGCCACGCTGGGCGTGCTGTTAAAGGAGCTGCAACCTGACATAACCATCGAGATTTACGAGCGGCTGGATATGGCGGCGGCTGAAAGCTCCGATGCCTGGAACAACGCCGGTACAGGCCACTCCGCCTTCTGCGAACTGAACTACACACCGGTGCTCGCCGACGGGTCCATCGAGACGTCCAAAGCTGTTAAGATTGCGGAGTCGTTCGAGGTGTCGAAGCAGTTCTGGGCCTACCTCATCGAGGGCGACCTCATCAAGATACCCGGCAACTTCATCCGGAGCATCCCGCACATGAGCTTTGTCTGGGGCGATGCCAACGTCCGCTTCCTCGACAAGCGCTACAGGGCGCTCACGGAATGCCACCTCTTTAAAGGCATGGAGTACTCCGAGGACCCGAAGCAGCTGGCCGAGTGGATGCCGCTGATCATGGAGGGCCGCGACAAATCGCAGAAAGTGGCCGCCACCCGCATGGAGATAGGCACCGACGTGAACTTTGGGGAGCTGACCCGCCGCATGTTCGATTACCTGAAGGAGCTGGACGGCGTTACGCTGCACTTTAACCACGAGGTGCGGAAACTGAAGCGGCAGCCGGACAGCAGATGGCAGATAAAGGTAAAAGACAGGGCCTCAGGCGGCAAGCGGAAAGTAAAGGCGAAGTTCATCTTTATAGGGGCGGGCGGCGGCTCGCTGCACCTGCTCGAGAAATCGGATATACCGGAGGGCAAGGGCTATGGCGGCTTCCCGGTGAGCGGCCAGTGGCTGAAGTGTACAAACCCGGCCGTGATCAAAAAGCACCAGGCGAAGGTATATGGCAAGGCTGCCGTGGGCTCGCCGCCCATGTCGGTGCCGCACCTCGACACCAGGATGATCAACGGGAAGCGGGAGCTGCTCTTCGGGCCCTATGCGGGCTTCTCCACGAAGTTCCTAAAGAGCGGGTCTTACTTCGACCTGGCGCGTTCCATCAAAGTGAACAACCTGCGGCCCATGATGGCGGCCGGCATCAAGAACATCCCGCTCACCCGCTACCTCATCGACCAGGTGCGCCAGTCGCCGGAGGACAGGATGGCGGCCCTGCGGCAGTACTTCCCGAACGCCAGGAGCGAGGACTGGAAACTGGAGATGGCCGGACAGCGGGTGCAGGTAATCAAAAAAGATCCCAGGCACGGCGGCGTGCTGGAGTTCGGCACCGAGGTGGTGAGCGCCGCCGACGGTTCCATTGCCGCGCTGCTGGGCGCCTCGCCGGGGGCCTCCACGGCCGTGTCCATCATGCTGGACCTGCTGGGGCGCTGCTTCAAAAACAAGCTGAACTCCGCGGAATGGCAGGCAAAGCTGAAGCAGATGATTCCTTCTTACGGAGAGCCGCTCGGAGACGACGCCCGGCTGCTGGAGGAGGTCAGGGAGCACACCAGCGAGGTGCTCGGCCTGAAAAACATTGAGCAGCTACACTAA
- the kbl gene encoding glycine C-acetyltransferase encodes MYETLKADLEQQLAEIQEAGLYKKERIITTPQGADINTTAQTHVLNFCANNYLGLSAHPRVIAAAKETIDTHGYGMSSVRFICGTQDIHKELERKLSEFLGTEDTILYAAAFDANGGVFEPLFDAESAIISDALNHASIIDGIRLCKAQRFRYEHNNMADLEAKLQEAQGAKHRVVVTDGAFSMDGTIAQLDVISELAEKYNAVLLVDDSHATGFMGKTGRGTHEYHHVMGKVDIITGTLGKALGGAMGGFTSGHKEIIDMLRQRSRPYLFSNSLAPSIVGASIAVLDLLSSTTELRDKLEWNTKYFREKITQAGFDIKPGDHPIVPVMLYDAPLAQEFAARMLDKGIYVIGFYYPVVPKGQARIRVQLSAVHDREHIDKCISAFVETGKELGVLK; translated from the coding sequence ATGTACGAAACCTTAAAAGCAGACCTGGAGCAGCAACTGGCCGAAATCCAGGAGGCGGGACTCTATAAAAAGGAGCGCATCATCACCACGCCGCAGGGCGCCGACATCAACACCACGGCGCAGACGCACGTGCTCAACTTCTGCGCCAACAACTACCTGGGCCTCTCGGCGCACCCGCGCGTAATAGCGGCAGCGAAAGAAACCATCGACACGCACGGCTACGGCATGAGCTCGGTGCGCTTTATCTGTGGCACACAGGACATCCACAAGGAACTGGAGCGGAAACTGTCGGAGTTTCTCGGCACAGAAGACACCATTCTGTATGCCGCCGCCTTCGACGCCAACGGCGGCGTGTTCGAGCCGCTGTTCGATGCCGAGTCGGCCATTATATCAGATGCCCTGAACCATGCGTCCATCATCGACGGCATCCGTTTGTGCAAGGCGCAGCGCTTCCGCTACGAGCACAACAACATGGCAGACCTGGAGGCAAAGCTGCAGGAGGCGCAGGGGGCAAAGCACCGGGTGGTTGTGACAGACGGGGCCTTTTCGATGGACGGCACCATTGCGCAACTGGACGTGATCTCGGAGCTGGCGGAGAAATACAACGCCGTGCTGCTGGTCGACGACTCGCACGCCACGGGCTTTATGGGCAAAACGGGCCGCGGCACGCACGAGTACCATCACGTGATGGGCAAGGTCGATATCATCACTGGTACGCTGGGCAAAGCGCTCGGGGGCGCGATGGGGGGCTTCACCTCCGGCCACAAGGAGATTATCGACATGCTGCGGCAGCGCTCGCGGCCCTACCTGTTCTCCAACTCGCTGGCCCCGTCTATCGTCGGCGCTTCCATCGCCGTGCTGGACCTGCTGAGCTCCACTACCGAGCTGCGTGACAAGCTGGAGTGGAACACCAAATACTTCCGCGAAAAGATTACGCAGGCGGGCTTCGATATCAAGCCCGGCGACCACCCGATTGTGCCGGTGATGCTGTACGACGCCCCGCTGGCGCAGGAGTTTGCCGCCCGCATGCTGGACAAAGGCATCTACGTCATCGGTTTTTACTACCCGGTGGTGCCGAAGGGGCAGGCGCGCATCCGGGTGCAACTCTCGGCCGTACACGACCGGGAGCATATAGACAAGTGCATCAGCGCGTTTGTGGAGACAGGGAAAGAGCTTGGTGTCCTGAAATAG
- a CDS encoding shikimate kinase: MRIFLIGMMGSGKTTLGRQLAADLHCPFVDLDAYLEQREGRSIAQLFEQEGQERFREMEREALEAVVQEYGHAVISTGGGAPCFFDNIGFMNHHGRTFFLDVPVEEISRRLLASDLQVRPLLAGKTQEEIKSFLLKTLSHRRQFYERAGTTLQGGDISAVLLQQLLNNN; this comes from the coding sequence ATGAGAATTTTCCTGATAGGCATGATGGGCAGCGGGAAAACCACGCTGGGCAGGCAACTGGCGGCGGATCTGCACTGCCCCTTCGTGGACCTGGACGCATACCTGGAGCAGCGGGAGGGCCGCAGCATCGCCCAACTTTTTGAACAGGAGGGGCAGGAGCGGTTCCGGGAGATGGAGCGGGAGGCGCTGGAGGCCGTGGTGCAGGAATATGGCCATGCCGTCATCTCCACGGGCGGCGGCGCCCCCTGCTTCTTCGACAACATCGGATTTATGAACCACCACGGCAGAACTTTTTTCCTGGATGTGCCTGTCGAAGAGATTTCCAGAAGGCTCCTGGCCTCTGACCTGCAGGTGCGGCCCCTGTTGGCTGGTAAAACGCAAGAGGAGATTAAATCTTTTCTGCTTAAAACATTAAGCCACCGCAGGCAGTTTTATGAGCGCGCCGGCACCACGCTGCAAGGTGGAGATATAAGCGCTGTGTTGTTGCAGCAGTTGCTCAACAATAACTAA
- a CDS encoding ABC transporter ATP-binding protein, producing the protein MEDKPKNSGIVLDSDVLKRLFTFVRPYIRTFYFIVFLTFALAILGAVRPFLIQYTVDNDILNNDWEGLTRMFVILSVLLVANAIVQYLHTYYAGWLGQNVVRDIRIKLYRHILNLRLKFFDRTPIGTLVTRNVSDVETLSDVFSEGLAAMIGDVLQLVFIVGFMFYIDWELTLVSLSTFPIMIISTYIFKEKIKGTFQEVRTAVAKLNSFVQEHITGMSIVQIFNNEDREMEKFKAINKEHTRANIRSVLYYSIYFPVAEIIGAAGLGLLVWYGAHGVIEDETSLGTLMAFILYIQMFFRPIRMIADRFNTLQLGVVSTERLMRLLDSKEMIPDNGSYAPEKIRGNVSFRNVWFAYQDEDWVLRDLSFEVKAGESVAFVGATGAGKTSVINLLNRFYEINKGEIIIDGHNLQEYDLSVLRHHIGVVLQDVFLFSGSIADNITLGNKAITEKQIWEAADLVGARRFIERLPGGLHYQVMERGATLSGGQRQLISFVRAMVYNPEIIILDEATSSVDSETEELIQYAIDQLMHGRTSIVIAHRLSTIQKADKIIVLDRGELKEMGNHEELLEHNGYYAQLYRMQYKNMIDL; encoded by the coding sequence TTGGAAGACAAACCTAAAAACAGCGGGATAGTACTTGACTCTGACGTGCTGAAGCGGCTCTTCACATTCGTAAGGCCCTACATCCGGACGTTTTACTTTATCGTGTTCCTGACGTTTGCCCTGGCCATTCTGGGTGCGGTGCGCCCGTTCCTGATTCAGTACACCGTGGACAACGACATACTGAACAACGACTGGGAGGGCCTGACGCGCATGTTCGTGATACTGAGCGTGCTGCTGGTGGCCAACGCCATTGTGCAGTACCTGCACACCTACTACGCCGGGTGGCTGGGCCAGAACGTGGTGCGCGACATCCGCATCAAGCTGTACCGCCACATCCTGAACCTGCGCCTGAAGTTCTTCGACCGCACCCCCATCGGCACGCTGGTGACGCGCAACGTGTCGGATGTGGAGACGCTGTCAGATGTGTTCAGCGAGGGCCTGGCCGCCATGATCGGCGACGTGCTGCAGTTGGTGTTCATCGTGGGCTTCATGTTTTATATAGACTGGGAGCTGACGCTGGTAAGCCTCTCCACGTTCCCGATCATGATCATAAGCACCTACATCTTCAAAGAGAAGATAAAAGGCACTTTTCAGGAGGTGCGCACGGCGGTGGCGAAACTCAACTCTTTTGTGCAGGAGCATATAACGGGCATGAGCATCGTGCAGATCTTCAACAACGAGGACCGGGAGATGGAAAAGTTCAAGGCCATCAACAAGGAGCATACCCGCGCCAACATCCGCTCGGTGCTCTACTACTCCATCTACTTCCCGGTGGCGGAGATCATCGGGGCGGCCGGGCTGGGCCTGCTGGTGTGGTACGGGGCCCATGGCGTGATCGAGGACGAAACCTCGCTGGGCACGCTGATGGCATTCATTTTATATATCCAGATGTTCTTCCGCCCCATCCGGATGATTGCCGACCGCTTTAACACGCTGCAACTGGGGGTGGTGAGCACCGAGCGCCTCATGCGCCTGCTCGACAGCAAGGAGATGATCCCTGACAACGGGAGCTATGCGCCGGAGAAGATAAGGGGCAACGTGAGCTTCCGGAACGTGTGGTTTGCCTACCAGGACGAAGACTGGGTGCTGCGCGATTTGTCGTTTGAGGTGAAAGCCGGGGAGTCAGTGGCTTTCGTGGGGGCCACGGGGGCCGGTAAAACCTCGGTCATCAACCTGCTGAACCGCTTCTATGAGATCAACAAAGGCGAGATCATCATCGACGGGCACAACCTGCAGGAGTACGACCTGAGCGTGTTGCGCCACCACATCGGGGTGGTGCTGCAGGATGTGTTCCTGTTCTCCGGCTCCATTGCCGACAACATCACGCTGGGCAACAAGGCCATCACCGAAAAGCAGATATGGGAGGCCGCCGATCTGGTGGGCGCGCGCAGGTTCATCGAGCGGCTGCCGGGCGGCCTGCATTACCAGGTGATGGAGCGGGGCGCCACCCTCTCCGGGGGGCAGCGGCAGCTGATCTCGTTCGTGCGCGCGATGGTCTATAACCCCGAGATCATCATCCTCGATGAGGCCACCTCCAGCGTTGACTCCGAAACCGAGGAACTGATCCAGTACGCCATCGACCAGCTGATGCACGGCCGCACCTCCATCGTGATTGCGCACCGCCTGTCCACCATCCAGAAGGCGGACAAGATTATTGTGCTGGACCGCGGCGAGCTGAAGGAGATGGGCAACCACGAGGAGTTGCTGGAGCACAACGGCTACTACGCGCAGCTGTACAGGATGCAGTACAAGAACATGATCGACTTATGA
- a CDS encoding sterol desaturase family protein — MKPNHKGRAQIFENPVLERLTRTHISLPITIFVAFAAGLVYYGITHSFIGVIEAVGLFLIGWLLFSLLEYVAHRFLFHMSTDTPAKARIQYTFHGNHHEYPKDKERLAMPPIVSVLVASLLFFVFKLVFGPLVFGILAGLLFGYAMYLFVHYAVHAYAPPKNFLKTLWIHHSIHHYKDPNVAYGVSSPLWDYVLGTMPRRSR; from the coding sequence ATGAAACCTAACCACAAAGGACGCGCCCAGATTTTCGAGAACCCCGTACTTGAGAGACTGACCCGAACGCACATTTCCCTGCCCATCACCATTTTCGTTGCCTTTGCCGCAGGCCTGGTTTATTATGGCATCACGCACAGCTTTATCGGGGTGATAGAGGCTGTCGGCCTGTTCTTGATTGGCTGGCTTCTTTTCTCGCTGCTCGAGTATGTGGCGCACCGCTTCCTTTTCCACATGAGCACCGACACGCCTGCCAAAGCGAGGATACAGTACACGTTTCACGGCAACCACCACGAGTACCCCAAAGACAAGGAGCGCCTGGCCATGCCGCCCATCGTGAGCGTGCTCGTGGCATCGCTGCTGTTTTTCGTGTTCAAGCTTGTATTCGGGCCGCTCGTGTTTGGCATATTGGCGGGCTTGCTGTTTGGCTACGCCATGTACCTGTTCGTGCATTACGCCGTGCATGCCTATGCGCCGCCCAAGAACTTCCTGAAGACGCTCTGGATACACCACAGCATCCATCATTACAAAGACCCGAACGTGGCCTATGGTGTTTCGTCGCCGCTCTGGGATTATGTGCTGGGCACTATGCCCAGGCGGTCGAGGTAA
- the folP gene encoding dihydropteroate synthase, which yields MPTLEAKDTLFSTKSTLNCRGKLLLLDAPLVMGILNVTPDSFYAGSRLRSTEEVLQRAEAMLADGADMLDIGGYSSRPGATDIPVQEEIDRVAPAIEAIAGNFPEAVISVDTFRAAVAEAAVQAGAAIINDIAGGHLDEAMFPTVARLQVPYILMHMRGTPQTMTTLAKYGDVAVEVVDELQEQVARLTQLGVKDIILDPGFGFAKTVSHNFELLRRLDELRVFGLPVLAGLSRKSMVYKTLGIGQADALTGTIALNMVALMKGAAILRVHDVKEAKQTVELYKKTIL from the coding sequence ATGCCAACTTTGGAAGCGAAAGATACGCTTTTTAGCACAAAATCCACACTCAACTGCCGCGGAAAGCTCCTGCTCCTGGACGCCCCGCTGGTCATGGGCATCCTGAACGTCACCCCCGATTCTTTCTACGCCGGCAGCCGCCTCCGCTCCACAGAAGAGGTGCTGCAGCGGGCCGAAGCCATGCTGGCCGACGGCGCAGACATGCTGGACATTGGCGGTTATTCCTCGCGGCCCGGCGCCACCGATATACCTGTGCAGGAGGAGATTGACCGAGTAGCGCCAGCCATCGAAGCCATTGCCGGCAACTTCCCGGAGGCGGTGATTTCTGTAGACACATTCAGGGCGGCGGTGGCCGAAGCGGCGGTGCAGGCAGGTGCGGCCATCATCAACGACATTGCGGGCGGGCATTTGGACGAGGCCATGTTCCCGACGGTGGCCCGGCTGCAGGTGCCCTATATACTCATGCACATGCGTGGAACGCCGCAGACCATGACGACGTTGGCTAAGTACGGGGATGTGGCAGTAGAAGTGGTGGACGAACTGCAGGAACAGGTAGCGCGGCTAACACAACTGGGCGTGAAAGACATCATCCTGGACCCCGGCTTCGGCTTCGCCAAAACCGTAAGCCACAACTTTGAACTGCTGCGCCGCCTCGACGAGCTCCGTGTGTTCGGGCTGCCGGTTCTGGCCGGGCTCTCGCGCAAGTCGATGGTCTATAAAACGCTGGGCATCGGGCAGGCTGACGCGCTCACCGGCACAATAGCCCTGAACATGGTGGCGTTGATGAAGGGTGCAGCCATTCTGCGGGTACACGACGTAAAAGAAGCGAAGCAAACAGTGGAACTCTATAAGAAAACAATACTTTGA
- the cdaA gene encoding diadenylate cyclase CdaA has product MIFLFSIGFLEIELLDIIDILLVTVLLYQLYKLLTGSVALKIFLGLLSIYLLYLVVRAAGMELLSIILGQFMGVGVLAAIILFQPEIRRFLLMIGKTTAFNNDRFFRGFPWRREQAEKLSLTPFIEAAKSLAGKNTGALIVFSKSSELKYYAESGDLIDAVISKRLLMSIFNKNSPLHDGAVIISNNRIKAARCILPVSENQEIPASMGLRHRAAIGLTEITDSIVLVVSEETGQIALVRNGQAYRNLSSADLRLKLNQFLFDTDQRATTAPASEKSASAA; this is encoded by the coding sequence TTGATCTTTTTATTCAGCATAGGCTTTTTAGAGATAGAGCTGCTCGATATCATCGATATCCTGCTGGTGACGGTGCTGCTGTACCAGTTGTACAAACTCCTGACGGGCAGCGTGGCGCTGAAGATTTTCCTGGGCCTGCTCTCTATCTACCTGCTGTACCTGGTGGTGCGCGCCGCCGGCATGGAGTTGCTCAGCATTATCCTGGGCCAGTTTATGGGTGTGGGCGTGCTGGCGGCCATCATTCTGTTCCAGCCGGAGATACGGCGTTTCCTGCTGATGATCGGCAAGACCACTGCCTTCAACAACGACCGCTTTTTCCGGGGCTTCCCGTGGCGCCGCGAGCAGGCCGAGAAGCTCAGCCTGACGCCTTTTATAGAGGCGGCCAAATCGCTGGCGGGCAAAAACACCGGCGCCCTGATTGTTTTCTCCAAAAGCTCCGAGCTGAAGTATTACGCCGAGTCGGGTGATTTGATTGACGCCGTGATCTCGAAGCGCCTGCTCATGTCCATCTTCAACAAGAACAGCCCCCTGCACGATGGCGCGGTCATCATCTCCAACAACCGCATCAAAGCGGCCCGCTGCATTCTGCCCGTTTCAGAGAACCAGGAAATCCCGGCTTCCATGGGCTTGCGCCACCGTGCGGCCATCGGTTTGACGGAGATCACGGACAGCATCGTGCTGGTGGTGTCGGAGGAGACGGGGCAGATCGCGCTGGTGCGCAACGGGCAGGCCTACCGCAACCTCTCTTCCGCCGACCTGCGCCTCAAACTGAACCAGTTCCTCTTCGATACAGACCAGCGGGCAACAACCGCCCCGGCCTCCGAGAAGTCAGCAAGCGCGGCCTAA
- a CDS encoding PLDc N-terminal domain-containing protein: MDLLKNAPLITLLIALNYSLVAVSLVHLIFRTHYTVGQRLTWVVVLWVLPVLGPAAYWLFWLRRN, encoded by the coding sequence ATGGACCTGTTGAAGAACGCCCCTCTCATTACGTTACTGATTGCCCTTAACTATTCTTTGGTGGCCGTATCGCTGGTACACCTCATTTTCCGGACACACTACACGGTGGGGCAGCGGCTTACCTGGGTGGTGGTGCTGTGGGTGCTGCCAGTGCTGGGGCCAGCGGCCTACTGGCTCTTCTGGCTCCGGCGGAATTAG